The following coding sequences lie in one Bifidobacterium sp. ESL0690 genomic window:
- the rsmD gene encoding 16S rRNA (guanine(966)-N(2))-methyltransferase RsmD has product MRVIAGRFKGFELAKAKPGTRPTTDRTKEAIFSKLDAWGVLDNARVLDLFAGTGALGIEALSRGADELVAVESAGPAAALIDKELSNLKRNRAWDSRTMKARVMRKRAERIASGYDGPAFDVIFADPPYVLTTEECNQLIADLVASPAADEQTVLVFERSTRSDALTMPEGWQVSDQRHYGETEVYYIDHS; this is encoded by the coding sequence ATGCGTGTGATTGCGGGACGATTCAAAGGGTTCGAGCTGGCCAAGGCCAAGCCGGGCACTCGACCGACGACAGACAGGACAAAAGAGGCCATTTTCTCCAAGCTTGATGCGTGGGGAGTGCTGGATAATGCCCGTGTGCTCGATTTGTTCGCTGGAACCGGAGCTCTAGGCATTGAGGCGCTTTCGCGTGGTGCCGACGAGCTGGTGGCCGTGGAGTCAGCAGGGCCCGCCGCTGCGTTGATTGACAAGGAACTGAGCAATCTCAAACGCAACCGTGCGTGGGATTCACGCACGATGAAGGCCCGCGTGATGCGCAAACGAGCCGAACGTATCGCTTCCGGCTACGATGGCCCTGCCTTCGACGTGATTTTCGCCGATCCGCCTTACGTACTTACGACCGAAGAGTGCAACCAGCTCATTGCCGACTTGGTCGCGTCCCCGGCCGCAGACGAGCAGACAGTCCTGGTTTTCGAGCGCTCGACCCGCTCAGACGCACTGACGATGCCGGAAGGCTGGCAGGTCTCCGACCAACGTCACTACGGCGAAACCGAGGTCTACTACATCGATCACAGCTAA
- a CDS encoding ROK family protein: MKILAIDIGGTNIKYAYMLEDSSITSRGSIPTPQTGREELIAALTQLFKQEPGVQGIAISMPGIIDADEGYCAMGGALRYNDDFYLRHELFSHCPVRIVMDNDAKCAATAEATVGALKDVSDGFVLLFGTMIGGGIIKNHMLHRGPHFSAGEVSYIITSRDEGPTREGVWGNQCGTPALCANYASVKGVDPASIDGVKFFEAVNAGEPEALDCLDHYAHDIAVQIFNIQNIVDPERFAIGGGISAQPAFIEAIRANLQKLYATCPYFVSQAEVVSCKFQNDANLVGALQCYLRGVDEREYFVNKEDVDGSIKKSEEQSDDEEQKAPEGKVLVNNFTKE, translated from the coding sequence ATGAAAATTTTGGCTATTGATATCGGCGGAACAAATATCAAATACGCATATATGCTCGAAGACAGCTCAATTACCTCACGTGGCTCGATTCCCACCCCGCAAACGGGCCGCGAGGAATTGATCGCCGCGCTGACCCAGCTTTTCAAGCAGGAGCCTGGCGTGCAGGGCATAGCGATTTCGATGCCCGGCATCATTGATGCGGATGAGGGATACTGCGCCATGGGCGGCGCGCTGCGCTACAATGACGATTTCTATCTTCGCCATGAGCTTTTCAGCCATTGCCCGGTGCGGATCGTGATGGACAACGATGCGAAGTGCGCCGCGACAGCAGAAGCTACCGTCGGCGCGCTGAAAGATGTCAGCGACGGGTTCGTTCTCCTGTTCGGCACCATGATCGGCGGCGGCATCATCAAGAACCACATGCTTCATCGTGGTCCGCACTTCTCTGCCGGAGAAGTGAGCTACATCATCACTTCGCGCGATGAAGGCCCGACCCGTGAAGGCGTGTGGGGCAACCAATGCGGCACTCCTGCTTTGTGCGCCAACTATGCAAGCGTCAAGGGCGTCGATCCGGCTTCCATCGATGGCGTGAAATTCTTCGAGGCCGTCAACGCGGGAGAGCCCGAGGCGTTGGATTGCCTGGACCACTATGCCCATGACATCGCGGTTCAGATATTCAATATCCAGAACATCGTCGACCCGGAACGGTTTGCCATCGGCGGCGGCATTTCGGCCCAGCCCGCCTTCATCGAGGCCATTCGTGCCAATCTGCAGAAACTCTATGCGACCTGCCCGTATTTCGTCTCCCAGGCGGAAGTGGTCAGCTGCAAGTTCCAGAACGACGCAAACCTGGTAGGTGCGCTGCAGTGCTACCTGCGCGGCGTTGACGAGCGTGAATACTTCGTCAACAAGGAAGACGTGGACGGCTCAATCAAGAAGTCGGAAGAGCAATCCGACGACGAAGAACAAAAAGCGCCTGAAGGCAAGGTGCTGGTCAACAACTTTACCAAGGAGTGA
- a CDS encoding MDR family MFS transporter codes for MSRSTAPENGTLRENRNGSGASVALNAGAVSMPLGSTKGKSKRAEEDPTSPHKPLKARIDVKHPNLTMLGLYLGAFLGMLSETAMNIALPDLMVSFHISSGTAQWMVVGYMLVIGIVLPFTSLLLKWIPSKPLLLFALAMFFVGSLISGFAPGTSFGVLLAGRMIQGISTGLVLPMMFSVILEVFPLNKIGAAMGMAGLVVMFAPAIGPTLAGALIGAFSWRAIFFFFAAIALVALVCASIWMVNAYKLTKPSIDALSCITSIVGFGGFVLGVSLISDFGFSLPVIAILVVGIAAIATYSYRQLHMNNPVIDLHALGIRQFTVGALIVMMNFGITLATMYLMPQELQNGLGVKVALTGLVMLPGGVANAVVSMFAGRLYDVVGAKWLVRGGLVLSMIGVVLLMLAGPSTSVGYIICAHVILMIGIPMAMSPAQSSALASLPQHLSTDGSTILNTMQQVVGAVITAVATILLGAGQAASHSGGKAMAFVTGSRWGFTFALVLAIIAFIISFGLSKQTSTDDASKRQ; via the coding sequence ATGTCTAGGTCAACTGCGCCTGAAAATGGGACGTTGCGGGAAAACAGAAACGGAAGCGGTGCTTCGGTAGCGCTCAACGCCGGGGCAGTATCAATGCCTCTCGGAAGCACCAAAGGAAAGTCGAAGCGCGCGGAAGAAGACCCGACATCACCGCACAAACCGTTGAAAGCGCGTATCGATGTCAAACATCCGAACCTGACGATGCTCGGACTGTATCTCGGTGCGTTCCTTGGAATGCTCAGCGAGACCGCGATGAATATCGCGCTGCCTGACCTGATGGTCAGTTTCCATATCAGTTCCGGCACCGCGCAGTGGATGGTGGTGGGCTACATGCTCGTCATCGGCATCGTGTTGCCGTTCACCAGCCTTCTGCTGAAGTGGATTCCGTCGAAGCCGCTGCTGCTGTTCGCGCTTGCGATGTTCTTCGTCGGGTCGCTGATTTCTGGCTTCGCACCGGGCACTTCGTTCGGCGTCCTGCTCGCGGGCCGTATGATCCAGGGCATCTCGACCGGCCTGGTGCTGCCGATGATGTTCTCCGTCATTCTTGAAGTGTTCCCGCTCAATAAGATCGGTGCGGCCATGGGTATGGCCGGTCTCGTAGTGATGTTCGCTCCGGCCATCGGCCCGACCCTCGCCGGTGCGCTCATCGGTGCGTTCTCGTGGCGTGCGATTTTCTTCTTCTTCGCTGCAATCGCGCTGGTTGCGCTGGTCTGCGCCTCGATCTGGATGGTCAACGCCTACAAGCTCACTAAGCCGAGCATCGACGCGCTTTCCTGCATCACCTCGATTGTCGGTTTCGGCGGCTTCGTGCTCGGTGTCAGCCTGATTAGTGACTTCGGTTTCTCACTGCCGGTTATCGCCATTCTGGTCGTCGGCATCGCTGCCATTGCTACGTATAGCTACCGTCAGCTGCACATGAACAACCCAGTCATCGACCTGCATGCGTTGGGCATTCGCCAGTTCACCGTGGGCGCGCTTATCGTGATGATGAACTTTGGTATTACGTTGGCGACGATGTACTTGATGCCTCAGGAATTGCAGAACGGCCTCGGCGTGAAGGTCGCGCTCACCGGCCTGGTGATGCTGCCTGGCGGCGTGGCCAACGCGGTGGTCTCCATGTTCGCCGGACGCCTCTACGATGTCGTTGGCGCAAAGTGGCTCGTACGTGGCGGGTTGGTGCTCTCCATGATCGGTGTCGTCCTGCTGATGCTGGCAGGCCCGTCGACTTCTGTGGGCTACATCATCTGCGCACATGTCATCCTGATGATCGGCATCCCGATGGCCATGAGCCCGGCCCAGTCCTCGGCGCTCGCCTCGCTGCCGCAGCACCTTTCGACCGATGGCTCCACCATCCTGAACACCATGCAGCAAGTTGTCGGCGCGGTCATCACCGCCGTCGCCACCATTCTGCTCGGCGCCGGTCAGGCTGCTTCCCATTCCGGTGGCAAGGCGATGGCTTTCGTCACCGGTTCGCGTTGGGGATTCACCTTCGCTCTGGTGCTCGCCATCATCGCGTTCATCATCTCCTTCGGTCTTTCCAAGCAGACTTCGACGGATGACGCCTCCAAGCGCCAGTAG
- a CDS encoding ATP-dependent DNA helicase RecG, producing the protein MSNTVTLTTPISALIANKRRVSALKGLGMVTVGDALTYYPFRVTEPVPLRAIREAKVGMPMAFAAVVRFARVIPMGGRRGYRLEAVVDDGAFAASRQVPASNCRLVFFSHKKQYMDWMSGRLHSGADVVLAGTPTEFNGQLQFTHPEVLTVMPQGANVFANPAAASGSASTGELSFDDISNHSNTQLEPQGVVSASVGAPTSHSQPVRAPNALKFDASTAYEALRHVCRPRPVYHATSRISTEHIHESIVAMLDALRASGEAALRRSDDAGNGSAEQDGGLSESDSEDNNVGSVPDNTINDDGGNGLANNKVDDLALRAAIPDVLPQDVIDSKHLMHRADAFAAIHDPQSTKAFHAALATLRYEEAFVSQISVLQEREDARKAETFKCRDAGLRDRFVASLPFTLTKGQQDVIDTICEDMGRSYPMQRLLQGEVGSGKTVVALAAMLQAVGSGNQAVLVAPTQVLAEQHFETVSSMVAKISGGNDDRTTAFDLDSDGKDNSKDKGKLDNQSSTIPVTLLTGGMKLAARRKALATAASGEPGIIIATHAAFSKMFQAPNLALVVIDEQHRFGVEQREILRSKGEKTPHLLVMTATPIPRTAAMTWFGDLDISWLTELPGGRKPIRTFIVPEADGNMMAQMFVHIRRRIDAGERAYVVCPRIDADEADAEVAAAAAGKAGGASAGVGSDTGGRRKSSAAGLGSDDTESGFVEVDDYGDENDDGTPREPKPPLHAVDEIAQRLSSLPQFAGIKFATLTGRDDDETKRQVMADFESGKTPILVATTVIEVGVDVPQASCITIFDADRYGLSQLHQLRGRVGRGGTDSWAFLISRAEPGSIAEQRLKVIEGSLDGAEIAQADLELRGAGDVLGDAQSGGKSGLKLLRVVKDAKIIADAREQAEALLKHDPTLADQTQLAGAVLDFTRGGESEILSN; encoded by the coding sequence ATGAGCAACACCGTCACCCTTACCACCCCGATTTCCGCACTAATCGCCAACAAACGGCGAGTCAGCGCGCTCAAGGGGCTTGGCATGGTGACGGTCGGCGACGCCTTGACCTACTACCCGTTCCGCGTCACCGAGCCTGTGCCGCTGCGGGCGATCCGTGAGGCCAAAGTCGGCATGCCGATGGCGTTCGCGGCCGTGGTGCGCTTTGCGCGGGTCATTCCGATGGGCGGCAGACGCGGGTACCGACTGGAAGCGGTTGTTGACGATGGTGCGTTCGCCGCAAGCCGCCAGGTTCCGGCGTCGAATTGCCGGTTGGTCTTTTTCTCGCATAAAAAGCAATATATGGACTGGATGAGCGGACGCTTGCATTCGGGCGCCGACGTCGTTCTTGCAGGCACGCCCACGGAGTTCAACGGCCAGTTGCAATTCACCCATCCCGAAGTGCTTACCGTGATGCCGCAAGGCGCGAATGTATTCGCCAACCCGGCAGCAGCGTCGGGCTCCGCAAGTACTGGTGAACTTTCTTTCGACGATATTTCTAATCACTCCAATACACAGTTGGAACCGCAAGGTGTCGTTTCAGCCAGTGTTGGTGCTCCCACTTCGCATTCTCAGCCGGTTCGGGCTCCCAATGCCTTGAAATTCGACGCTTCCACCGCTTACGAAGCTCTGCGGCACGTCTGCCGCCCGCGCCCTGTCTATCATGCTACTTCGCGCATCTCGACCGAACATATCCATGAATCCATTGTCGCGATGCTTGATGCCTTGCGTGCCAGTGGGGAAGCGGCGCTCAGAAGGAGTGATGATGCTGGCAATGGTTCTGCTGAGCAAGATGGCGGGTTATCGGAAAGTGATAGCGAAGATAATAATGTTGGCTCTGTTCCCGATAATACCATAAATGATGACGGCGGCAATGGTCTTGCAAATAATAAAGTAGATGACCTTGCCTTGCGTGCCGCGATTCCCGACGTGCTGCCACAGGATGTCATCGATTCCAAGCATCTTATGCACCGAGCCGATGCGTTTGCGGCCATTCACGATCCGCAATCAACCAAGGCGTTTCATGCGGCGTTGGCAACGTTGCGCTATGAGGAGGCGTTCGTCTCCCAGATTTCCGTGCTGCAGGAACGCGAGGACGCGCGTAAGGCTGAGACGTTCAAATGTAGGGATGCTGGGTTGCGTGATAGGTTTGTCGCCTCGCTGCCGTTTACCTTGACCAAAGGCCAGCAGGATGTTATCGATACCATCTGCGAGGACATGGGACGCAGCTATCCGATGCAACGGCTGCTTCAGGGCGAGGTCGGAAGCGGCAAAACTGTGGTGGCGCTCGCAGCCATGCTGCAGGCCGTGGGTTCCGGCAATCAGGCCGTGTTGGTGGCGCCTACGCAGGTGCTCGCCGAGCAGCATTTCGAGACCGTCAGCAGTATGGTTGCCAAGATTTCCGGTGGCAATGACGATAGAACAACGGCTTTTGACCTCGATTCCGATGGCAAAGACAACAGCAAGGATAAGGGAAAGCTCGATAATCAGTCTTCGACTATTCCGGTGACGCTGTTGACTGGGGGGATGAAACTGGCGGCACGGCGCAAGGCGCTTGCGACGGCGGCCAGCGGTGAACCCGGCATTATCATTGCCACGCATGCCGCTTTTTCCAAGATGTTTCAGGCGCCAAACCTCGCGCTGGTGGTCATTGATGAGCAGCATCGCTTTGGTGTCGAGCAGCGCGAGATTTTGCGTTCGAAAGGCGAGAAGACCCCGCATCTGCTCGTCATGACGGCGACACCGATTCCGCGCACCGCGGCGATGACATGGTTCGGCGATCTTGATATTTCATGGCTCACCGAGCTGCCCGGCGGACGCAAGCCGATTCGCACGTTCATCGTGCCTGAAGCCGATGGCAATATGATGGCCCAGATGTTTGTGCACATCCGCCGGCGTATCGACGCAGGGGAGCGGGCGTACGTCGTCTGTCCGAGGATTGACGCGGACGAAGCCGATGCGGAAGTGGCGGCTGCAGCTGCAGGCAAAGCCGGGGGAGCTTCTGCGGGTGTAGGTTCCGACACTGGCGGTCGACGGAAATCTTCGGCGGCTGGCTTGGGCAGCGATGATACCGAAAGTGGATTCGTGGAAGTCGATGATTACGGTGACGAAAACGATGATGGCACGCCGCGCGAGCCCAAGCCACCGCTGCATGCCGTCGATGAAATCGCCCAGCGGCTTTCGTCGCTGCCGCAATTTGCCGGCATCAAGTTTGCGACGTTGACTGGCCGTGATGATGACGAAACCAAGCGACAGGTGATGGCTGATTTCGAATCCGGCAAGACGCCGATTCTTGTGGCGACCACCGTTATCGAAGTCGGTGTGGACGTGCCGCAAGCAAGTTGCATTACTATTTTCGATGCTGACCGTTATGGACTTTCCCAGCTGCATCAACTGCGTGGCCGCGTGGGCCGAGGCGGCACCGATTCTTGGGCGTTCCTCATCTCGCGCGCCGAACCGGGGAGCATCGCCGAGCAGCGCTTGAAGGTCATCGAAGGCTCGCTCGACGGTGCTGAAATTGCGCAGGCCGACCTTGAACTGCGCGGTGCCGGCGATGTGTTGGGCGACGCCCAGTCCGGTGGCAAGTCAGGCCTGAAGCTGCTGCGTGTGGTCAAGGATGCCAAGATTATCGCCGATGCCCGCGAACAGGCGGAAGCTTTGCTTAAGCATGATCCGACACTTGCCGACCAGACCCAGCTTGCCGGTGCCGTTTTGGACTTCACCCGTGGCGGCGAATCCGAAATCTTGAGCAACTGA
- a CDS encoding glycyl radical protein translates to MSDSHFGKLTDRMNSFRDQLLDAVPQIDVDRAMITTKVYQEQQDQPLAIKRAIMLKEILEQMPIFIEPETVIAGNQASKNRSAPIYPEYAMDWVIDELDQFEKRDGDVFTITEENKEKLRSIYPFWKHNTLQDRGLAAFPPHSKLFYDLGIIKSEGNITSGDAHCAVNYGGLLKLGLKDYARRAQEKLDALDLTDYRNIHKSYFYRAILIVVDAVKEFAGRYAALAREQATECSQKGDERRASELRGMAEALDHVPYEPARTLREAVQSVWLIHLTLQLESNGHSLSYGRMDQYLWPYYENDLKTGRITADEADELMCNLWLKTFTINKVRPWSHTQFSAGSPLYQNVTVGGQKLVDGEARDATNPMSWLILKSVAQCHLTQPNLTVRYHENLPDDFMNECIEVVRCGFGMPAFNDDEVIIPSFIEKGVAREDAYNYSAIGCVETAVPGKWGYRCTGMSFLNFPKALLIAMNNGVDPQSGTKLVEGTGHFKDFTSFDQVMNCWDKVIREMCRQCVIIDATCDMVLEQDTADILCSCLTDDCIERGLNMKEGGAVYDFISDLQVGIANLADSLAAMKKVVFEEKKVTPEELWDAMQANWQGEKNQHIRELMKAAPKYGNDNDYVDSLIRQAYDIYIDEMKKYHNTRYGRGPIGGIYYAGTSSISANVPQGAGTLATPDGRAAGEPLAEGCSPSHSADQHGPTAVFKSVSKLPTEDITGGVLLNQKMTPQVLSKVENRQKLALLTRAFFDKLHGYHVQYNVVSRETLLDAQVHPEKHRDLIVRVAGYSAFFVVLSKATQDDIIERTEQTL, encoded by the coding sequence ATGAGTGATTCACATTTTGGAAAGCTCACTGACAGGATGAACTCTTTCCGTGATCAGCTGCTCGACGCAGTGCCGCAGATCGATGTCGATCGCGCGATGATCACGACCAAGGTCTATCAGGAGCAGCAAGATCAGCCCTTGGCCATCAAGCGTGCGATCATGCTCAAAGAGATTCTTGAGCAGATGCCGATTTTCATCGAACCCGAGACGGTCATCGCCGGCAACCAAGCTTCAAAGAATCGTTCGGCGCCGATTTACCCCGAATACGCCATGGACTGGGTGATTGACGAACTTGACCAGTTTGAAAAACGTGATGGCGACGTATTCACCATTACCGAGGAAAACAAGGAAAAGCTGCGCTCCATCTATCCGTTCTGGAAGCACAACACCCTTCAGGACCGCGGACTGGCGGCATTCCCTCCCCATTCCAAGCTGTTCTATGATCTCGGCATCATCAAGTCCGAGGGCAACATCACTTCGGGCGATGCCCATTGCGCGGTCAATTATGGTGGTTTGCTGAAGCTCGGGCTGAAGGATTACGCCCGTCGTGCACAGGAGAAGCTGGATGCGCTCGATCTGACCGATTATCGTAACATCCACAAGAGCTATTTCTACCGTGCGATTCTCATTGTGGTCGATGCGGTCAAGGAATTCGCTGGCCGCTACGCCGCATTGGCGCGCGAGCAGGCTACGGAGTGCTCGCAAAAGGGTGACGAGCGCCGTGCTTCGGAACTCCGCGGAATGGCCGAGGCCCTTGACCATGTGCCGTATGAGCCAGCGCGCACCTTGCGTGAGGCGGTGCAATCTGTGTGGCTGATTCATCTCACCTTGCAGCTCGAGTCCAACGGGCATTCGCTTTCCTACGGGCGCATGGACCAATATCTGTGGCCGTATTATGAAAACGATCTGAAGACCGGTCGGATCACGGCTGATGAAGCCGATGAGCTGATGTGCAACCTCTGGCTCAAGACCTTCACCATCAACAAGGTCCGTCCGTGGAGCCACACTCAGTTCTCTGCGGGTTCGCCGCTCTATCAGAACGTAACGGTCGGCGGCCAGAAGCTGGTGGATGGCGAAGCTAGGGACGCCACCAACCCGATGAGCTGGCTCATCCTGAAGTCCGTGGCACAATGCCATTTGACGCAGCCGAACCTCACCGTTCGCTATCACGAGAACCTTCCCGACGATTTCATGAACGAATGCATCGAAGTGGTGCGTTGCGGTTTCGGTATGCCGGCGTTCAACGATGACGAGGTCATCATCCCCAGCTTCATCGAAAAGGGTGTGGCCCGCGAGGATGCCTACAATTATTCGGCCATCGGTTGCGTGGAGACGGCGGTGCCCGGCAAATGGGGCTACCGTTGCACCGGCATGAGCTTCCTCAATTTCCCGAAGGCGCTCCTGATCGCGATGAACAATGGCGTCGATCCGCAAAGCGGTACGAAACTTGTGGAAGGCACCGGCCATTTCAAGGACTTCACGAGTTTCGACCAGGTTATGAATTGCTGGGATAAGGTCATCCGCGAGATGTGCCGACAGTGCGTCATCATCGACGCGACCTGCGATATGGTCCTTGAACAGGACACGGCCGACATCCTCTGCTCCTGCCTGACCGACGATTGCATCGAACGTGGCCTGAACATGAAGGAAGGCGGAGCCGTCTACGACTTCATCTCCGACTTGCAGGTGGGCATCGCCAACCTCGCCGATTCCCTCGCCGCCATGAAGAAAGTGGTCTTCGAGGAGAAGAAGGTTACCCCCGAAGAGCTTTGGGATGCGATGCAGGCCAACTGGCAGGGCGAGAAGAACCAGCATATCCGTGAGCTGATGAAGGCGGCGCCGAAGTACGGCAACGACAATGATTATGTCGATTCGCTTATTCGTCAGGCCTATGACATCTACATCGATGAGATGAAGAAGTACCACAATACCCGCTACGGCCGCGGCCCGATCGGTGGAATCTACTACGCCGGCACGAGCTCGATTTCGGCGAATGTGCCGCAGGGTGCGGGCACGTTGGCCACCCCTGATGGTCGTGCTGCAGGTGAGCCGCTCGCCGAAGGTTGCAGTCCTTCTCATTCCGCGGATCAGCACGGACCGACCGCCGTGTTCAAGTCGGTTTCCAAGCTTCCTACGGAAGACATCACCGGCGGTGTGCTGCTCAATCAGAAGATGACGCCGCAGGTGCTTTCCAAGGTCGAGAACCGGCAAAAGCTTGCTTTGCTGACCCGGGCGTTCTTCGACAAGCTCCACGGATACCATGTGCAATACAATGTCGTTTCCCGTGAAACATTGCTTGATGCCCAGGTCCATCCGGAAAAGCATCGCGACCTGATCGTTCGCGTCGCCGGCTACAGCGCGTTCTTTGTCGTGCTTTCCAAGGCGACTCAGGACGACATCATTGAGCGGACCGAACAGACCTTGTGA
- a CDS encoding PTS transporter subunit EIIC: protein MAKKKSLLNIVIDGISGIFLPIVNLLSAAGIMKGVLIILTSCKVLDASGNTYLVLDAMASCVFTFLPVMLAYTSAKQFKTNPYIAVVIACLLLYPALVKVQEKGTTLSFFGIPMLGVKYASSVLPIILAIGLLRFVQQWLDKVLPEVIRGFLTPLICVLFVGSVTLLLFGPFGKVVGDGLAAGYEWVYALSPIIAGLLLGAAVQPMVIFGFHWSLILIGMNNLAVSGHDTVLALMGPPVFAQAGAALAVMLKSHDAPFKTTCISASISALFGITEPAMFGVNLPRKMPLAAVCIGGGVGGAIAGYSGVQAHAFALPSIATLPVFFGHGFVTYVISCVVAMVVAFVLTLVFKFPVDDLKVEKDEVRSEEDRELLEESSETEAALNTEVGVAVDEKAAAEAAATA, encoded by the coding sequence ATGGCCAAGAAAAAGAGTCTGCTGAATATCGTCATCGACGGTATTTCCGGCATTTTCCTTCCCATTGTGAACCTGCTTTCGGCAGCCGGCATCATGAAGGGCGTGCTGATCATTCTGACTAGCTGCAAGGTGCTGGATGCTTCTGGGAATACGTATCTGGTGCTTGACGCGATGGCTTCGTGCGTGTTCACGTTCCTTCCCGTCATGCTCGCTTACACTTCCGCCAAGCAATTCAAGACCAACCCGTATATCGCCGTCGTCATCGCTTGCCTGCTGCTGTATCCCGCACTCGTAAAAGTGCAGGAAAAGGGCACCACCCTCTCGTTCTTCGGCATACCGATGCTGGGCGTCAAATATGCCTCGAGCGTGCTGCCCATCATTCTGGCGATTGGTCTGCTCAGATTCGTGCAGCAATGGCTTGACAAGGTCCTGCCGGAAGTGATTCGCGGGTTCCTTACCCCGCTGATCTGTGTACTGTTCGTCGGCTCGGTGACGTTGCTGCTGTTCGGTCCGTTCGGTAAGGTGGTCGGCGACGGACTCGCCGCCGGATACGAATGGGTGTACGCACTTTCTCCGATTATCGCAGGTCTGCTGTTGGGCGCTGCGGTGCAGCCGATGGTCATCTTTGGCTTCCACTGGAGCCTGATTCTCATTGGCATGAACAATCTTGCGGTATCCGGACATGATACGGTACTCGCCCTGATGGGTCCTCCGGTGTTCGCCCAGGCCGGTGCTGCGTTGGCCGTGATGCTCAAGAGCCATGACGCTCCGTTCAAGACAACCTGCATTTCCGCCAGTATTTCGGCTTTGTTCGGTATCACCGAACCTGCGATGTTCGGCGTGAACCTTCCGCGCAAGATGCCTCTTGCCGCCGTGTGCATCGGTGGTGGTGTCGGCGGTGCGATAGCCGGATATTCCGGGGTCCAGGCCCATGCGTTCGCTCTTCCCAGCATCGCGACATTGCCCGTGTTCTTCGGCCATGGCTTCGTGACCTACGTTATTTCCTGCGTGGTCGCCATGGTGGTCGCCTTTGTCTTGACTCTCGTGTTCAAGTTCCCTGTGGACGATCTGAAAGTCGAAAAGGACGAGGTTCGTTCCGAAGAGGATCGTGAGCTGCTTGAGGAAAGCTCTGAAACCGAAGCCGCTTTGAATACCGAAGTTGGTGTTGCCGTCGACGAAAAGGCGGCGGCCGAAGCTGCGGCAACGGCTTAG
- a CDS encoding transaldolase family protein: MKLIIDDADTEAIKRLVEYYPIDGVTTNPSILAKAGRPPFEVLHEIRSIIGPDRELHAQVVARDAEGMVADAHRIVKELGNNTFPKVPSIPEGFKAIKQLSAEGINVTATAIYTPLQAFIAAKAGAVYAAPYINRIDNMGYDGIDVACKIHDIFRANNLHCEVLAASFKNSEQVLKLAVHGVGAATIASSVIDSLTKNAAIDAAVDDFTADFEGLTGAGKTMATV, from the coding sequence ATGAAACTCATCATTGATGATGCGGATACCGAGGCCATCAAACGTTTGGTCGAGTACTATCCGATTGATGGTGTGACGACCAATCCTTCGATTCTGGCGAAAGCCGGGCGGCCTCCCTTCGAGGTGCTGCACGAGATTCGTTCCATTATCGGGCCGGACCGCGAGTTGCATGCGCAAGTGGTCGCCAGGGACGCCGAGGGTATGGTTGCCGACGCCCACCGGATTGTCAAGGAACTGGGAAACAACACGTTCCCCAAGGTTCCCAGCATTCCGGAAGGATTCAAGGCAATCAAGCAGCTGTCCGCCGAGGGCATCAATGTCACTGCGACGGCGATCTATACTCCGCTGCAGGCGTTCATAGCGGCCAAGGCCGGCGCGGTTTATGCGGCGCCGTACATCAACCGCATCGACAACATGGGTTACGACGGCATCGACGTCGCGTGCAAGATCCACGACATCTTCAGAGCCAACAATCTGCACTGCGAGGTTTTGGCGGCGAGCTTCAAGAACTCCGAACAGGTCCTCAAGCTGGCGGTCCACGGTGTCGGTGCTGCCACGATTGCGTCTTCGGTCATCGATTCGTTGACCAAGAACGCAGCCATCGATGCAGCGGTGGATGATTTCACCGCTGACTTCGAAGGACTTACGGGCGCAGGAAAGACCATGGCGACCGTATAG